The candidate division KSB1 bacterium genome includes a region encoding these proteins:
- a CDS encoding tryptophan 7-halogenase: protein MKTHDIIIIGGGPAGSTVAALLAEKNLDVLLFEREKFPRFSIGESLMPGTYWTLKRLGVLDKMKASVFPKKYSVQFYSKSGRASAPFYFFENDEHESSKTWQVLRSEFDQMLLDNAEEKGAEARQGVSVLGVLFEGEKAVGVRAKLPDKSIEEFRAKVIVDASGQSALISRKLKMSSVEPGLKKASIYTHFAGGVRDEGVDAGATIIYHTRNQDSWFWYIPLPNDVVSVGVVGSLDYLLQNRKDDLQKIFDAELEMCPALKPRLENARQLFPFKVTKDFSYRANRLAGDGWVLVGDAFGFLDPIYSSGVFLALKSGEMAADAIGEAFEKNDFSGRQLGKFGPEYVSGMEAIRKLVYAFYTKKFSFAKFLKRFPDCRDEIVNILIGNVFRDEVNGIFKPMAEMCELPEASELEI, encoded by the coding sequence ATGAAAACACACGACATAATCATAATCGGCGGCGGTCCGGCGGGGTCCACCGTCGCTGCTTTGCTGGCTGAAAAAAACCTGGACGTCTTACTGTTTGAACGGGAGAAGTTTCCCCGGTTCAGCATCGGCGAGTCGCTGATGCCCGGCACTTACTGGACTTTAAAGCGATTGGGTGTGCTCGATAAAATGAAAGCAAGCGTTTTCCCGAAGAAATACAGCGTGCAGTTTTATTCAAAGTCCGGCAGAGCCTCTGCGCCGTTTTATTTTTTTGAAAATGATGAGCATGAAAGCTCCAAAACCTGGCAGGTGCTGCGCAGTGAGTTCGATCAAATGCTGCTTGACAACGCAGAAGAAAAAGGCGCTGAAGCCCGGCAGGGGGTGAGCGTTCTGGGAGTTTTATTTGAAGGAGAAAAAGCAGTTGGCGTGCGCGCCAAACTCCCGGACAAATCGATAGAAGAATTTCGTGCAAAAGTCATCGTCGATGCCTCCGGTCAGAGTGCGTTAATCTCCCGAAAGTTGAAAATGAGCAGCGTCGAGCCCGGGCTGAAAAAAGCCTCAATCTACACCCACTTCGCAGGCGGGGTTCGGGACGAAGGCGTTGATGCAGGCGCGACCATTATTTATCACACCCGGAACCAGGATTCATGGTTCTGGTATATCCCGCTGCCGAATGACGTCGTCAGTGTCGGCGTTGTCGGGTCGCTGGATTACTTGCTGCAAAACCGGAAAGATGATCTGCAGAAAATATTCGATGCTGAACTCGAGATGTGCCCGGCCCTAAAACCACGCCTTGAGAATGCCAGGCAGCTCTTTCCGTTTAAAGTGACCAAAGATTTTTCCTACCGCGCCAACCGGCTGGCCGGTGACGGCTGGGTTTTGGTTGGCGACGCTTTTGGATTTCTGGATCCGATTTACTCCTCAGGCGTCTTTTTAGCTTTAAAATCCGGAGAAATGGCAGCGGATGCAATCGGCGAAGCATTTGAGAAAAACGACTTTTCCGGTCGGCAATTAGGTAAGTTTGGTCCGGAATATGTTTCCGGGATGGAAGCCATCCGAAAACTCGTTTATGCTTTTTACACCAAGAAATTCAGTTTTGCGAAATTTCTTAAACGTTTTCCGGATTGCCGGGACGAAATTGTAAACATTTTAATCGGCAACGTATTCCGGGATGAAGTCAATGGCATCTTCAAGCCGATGGCCGAGATGTGCGAGTTGCCGGAGGCAAGCGAGTTAGAAATTTAA
- a CDS encoding sodium:solute symporter family protein: MTLAIIILYLVLVLAIGLLSHRLFRGTGEDYFVATRSIGPFILLMSLFGTHMTAFSLLGASGEAYHKGVGVFALMASSSALVVPAVFFFIGTRAWTIGKRFGYLTQVQFFRERWNSDGLGLLLFFVLIGLTIPYLLIGIMGGGITMNQITGGQIPEWVGGLVVCAVVMAYVTYGGLRGTAWANTFQTLVFMLLGGVAFFVIVNKLGGFGRAISIIADEYPELLIRGEKIQPLNMLTYTLIPLSVGMFPHMFMHWLSAKRAASFRIPIMFYPLCVAAVWIPSVLLGVLGRINFPDLQGPAANSVLVQMIKLNSPEILAGLLAAGVFAAVMSSLDSQVLSIGTMFTQDIVRHYGFHDKMSERKQVLFGRLFVIGILAITYTLSLVFNRSIFKLGIWSFTGFASLLPVVLAALFWKRSTKQGAIASVFSVIILWTYFFIQGWQTPGYTVGGTGIMPVAVILAVSTSAMVFVSLLTKPPELAIIQRFFA; encoded by the coding sequence GTGACACTCGCCATCATCATACTTTATCTTGTTTTGGTTTTGGCAATCGGCCTCTTAAGCCACCGCTTGTTTCGTGGCACAGGTGAAGATTACTTTGTCGCCACCCGCAGCATCGGTCCTTTTATCCTTTTGATGTCTCTGTTTGGCACTCACATGACAGCCTTTTCTCTGTTAGGCGCATCCGGTGAAGCCTACCATAAAGGCGTTGGCGTTTTTGCTTTGATGGCCTCCAGCTCGGCCTTGGTGGTTCCGGCAGTTTTCTTTTTTATAGGCACGCGCGCCTGGACCATCGGCAAACGATTCGGGTATTTAACCCAGGTACAGTTTTTTAGAGAGCGCTGGAATTCAGACGGTCTCGGGTTACTTTTATTCTTTGTTCTAATCGGGCTGACCATTCCTTATCTTTTGATCGGCATCATGGGTGGCGGCATTACCATGAATCAAATCACAGGTGGTCAGATTCCCGAGTGGGTAGGCGGACTTGTGGTTTGCGCCGTGGTCATGGCTTATGTGACTTATGGCGGGCTGCGGGGAACCGCCTGGGCGAATACATTTCAGACTTTGGTGTTTATGCTGCTTGGCGGCGTGGCGTTTTTTGTGATTGTAAATAAGTTAGGCGGCTTCGGTAGAGCCATCAGTATCATTGCCGACGAGTATCCCGAACTGCTCATTCGCGGCGAGAAAATTCAGCCATTAAATATGTTGACCTACACTCTAATTCCGCTTTCGGTTGGAATGTTTCCGCACATGTTTATGCATTGGCTTTCAGCTAAACGCGCCGCCAGCTTTCGGATACCGATTATGTTTTATCCATTATGCGTCGCTGCCGTTTGGATTCCCAGCGTCCTGCTCGGCGTATTGGGACGAATCAATTTTCCCGATCTTCAGGGACCTGCCGCAAACTCGGTTTTAGTACAAATGATCAAATTAAATTCACCCGAAATTTTAGCAGGACTTTTAGCCGCCGGTGTTTTTGCAGCGGTAATGTCATCTCTTGACTCGCAGGTTCTATCTATAGGAACTATGTTTACTCAGGACATCGTGCGTCACTATGGATTTCACGACAAGATGAGCGAAAGGAAACAAGTTCTGTTCGGTCGCCTGTTTGTGATCGGCATTTTGGCGATTACTTACACTCTGTCACTGGTTTTTAATCGCAGCATTTTTAAACTCGGAATTTGGTCATTCACGGGATTTGCTTCATTACTGCCGGTTGTTTTGGCAGCGCTCTTCTGGAAACGCAGCACCAAACAGGGCGCAATTGCTTCTGTTTTCAGTGTTATCATTTTGTGGACTTACTTTTTTATTCAAGGGTGGCAGACGCCTGGTTATACGGTTGGCGGCACCGGAATCATGCCCGTGGCTGTGATTTTGGCTGTTTCAACATCTGCGATGGTTTTTGTTTCGCTTCTAACGAAGCCACCCGAACTGGCGATCATTCAGAGGTTCTTTGCCTGA
- a CDS encoding glycosyltransferase family 4 protein: MRIAYIAAGAGGMYCGSCMHDNTLAAALQRKGHEVALIPTYTPIRTDENNVSIDRIFYGGLNVYLQEKFSFFRHTPWIFDKLLNSPTLLNWLINQSSTTDAKDLGSLAVSVLQGEQGHQRKELQKLIKWLKEEYKPELVHLTNSMFLGFAKEIKQELNVPVLCGVQGEDLFLEELIEPYKTQARQLLQEKADDVDGFIATGSYYANFMAEYLNVNPEKMHAIDLGINLDGHGNGEFKIKSDAFVIGYLARICPEKGLHLLVEAFYQLKKKLNTDKIHLKIAGYLGKKDQPYFQSLEKQIADWGLKGAVEYIGEVDRLSKIIFLNSLDVLSVPTVYVESKGLSILEAMANGVPVVQPRHGSFVEIIEKTGGGILVDPESPDDLAKGLEQLFNDTAKREGLGKKGKEFVHTNLNDEKMTEATLEVYKKYLG, encoded by the coding sequence ATGAGAATAGCTTATATAGCAGCCGGCGCCGGCGGAATGTACTGCGGCAGCTGCATGCACGATAATACTTTGGCCGCCGCGCTGCAACGGAAAGGACACGAGGTGGCGCTCATCCCAACCTATACGCCGATTCGCACGGACGAAAATAACGTCAGCATCGACAGGATTTTTTATGGGGGGCTGAATGTTTACCTGCAAGAAAAGTTTAGTTTTTTTCGTCACACACCCTGGATTTTTGACAAACTGTTGAACAGCCCGACTTTGCTGAATTGGCTTATCAATCAAAGCTCGACCACTGATGCCAAAGATTTGGGTTCGTTAGCTGTCTCGGTTTTGCAGGGGGAGCAAGGCCACCAGAGAAAAGAATTACAGAAACTGATCAAGTGGCTTAAGGAAGAATACAAACCCGAATTGGTTCATTTAACGAATTCGATGTTCCTTGGTTTTGCAAAAGAAATTAAACAGGAGCTAAATGTACCGGTCCTGTGCGGCGTTCAAGGAGAGGACTTATTTCTGGAAGAACTCATTGAGCCATATAAAACTCAAGCCCGCCAGCTGCTTCAGGAAAAAGCAGACGACGTTGACGGTTTTATCGCCACCGGGTCCTATTATGCGAACTTTATGGCTGAGTATTTAAATGTCAATCCTGAAAAGATGCATGCCATCGATTTGGGTATTAATCTCGACGGCCACGGCAATGGTGAGTTTAAGATAAAAAGCGATGCGTTCGTGATCGGTTACCTGGCGCGAATTTGTCCCGAGAAAGGTCTACATTTATTGGTCGAGGCGTTTTATCAATTGAAAAAAAAGTTAAACACTGATAAAATACACCTGAAAATCGCCGGTTATTTAGGTAAAAAAGATCAGCCCTATTTTCAAAGCCTGGAAAAACAAATCGCGGACTGGGGGCTCAAAGGAGCAGTTGAGTACATCGGCGAAGTGGACCGTTTGAGCAAAATTATTTTTTTAAATAGCCTGGATGTACTTTCTGTGCCGACGGTTTATGTTGAATCCAAAGGGCTTTCAATTTTAGAGGCAATGGCAAATGGCGTCCCGGTTGTGCAGCCGCGTCACGGTTCATTTGTAGAAATCATTGAAAAAACCGGCGGCGGTATTTTGGTCGATCCCGAGTCTCCGGATGATTTAGCTAAAGGTCTGGAGCAATTATTCAATGATACTGCAAAACGCGAAGGCTTAGGCAAAAAAGGCAAGGAATTCGTTCATACTAACTTGAATGATGAAAAGATGACGGAGGCAACTTTGGAGGTCTATAAAAAATATCTGGGTTAA